AATCAGCGGCTGGTTAGACACGCCAATTCCAATCACTGCCACAGTCTTTCCTCTCAGAGAATCCAGATACTCCTTCAATTTCATAGAAGTGCTCCTTATGTCCCGTCCGCCTGAAGGCGGAAAATATCATACTGATCATTATACCGCAGATGCCTAAAAAATACAACACGGGAAAGTGGTACTTCCTTTTGCCTTTTGGAATAACTCAGGATATCAATAACTCCTAATGGAAGGAGGTCGTAGATAGCAACCACTCGATAAATTGGAATTTTATGATTTTAGATCTGTAAAATATCGTTTTTTATCTATGATAATTTTATATCCATCAGATAATACTCGATAAGTCCCATTATCTAAAGGCATTGAAATCCATGGCGGTTCTACAATTCCAAATTCAACTTCTCTTCCATCCTCGTACCACACACGAATAGAAGTACAAGCACCGTAATATTCAGTTTGTTGCTCTGGCATAAGAGCCTACAATAATTATGCTCTCAATATGAGAAGTATTTCTTGCATATTCTTGAAGTTCTTGGAAAAAATCTTCGCACAAAATATGATCATTCCTCTAAATCGTGATTTGTCTATAACAGCAAAAGATAAAATTGTACGATCTTTTGAAATCCTCCTGAAAGAATGTTGACAACTTTTTCTCCTTCCTGTACAATAAACCGGCGAGGAAAACAGACAGTCGCGTGGTTTGGCCGAAAGGCCTCTTCATGAGGAAAGTCCGGGCTCCATAGGGCAAGGATAACGGGTAACGCCCGCCGAAGGCGACTTCAGGAAAAGTGCAACAGAGATATACCGCTGGTAAATGGCTGGCTGAGGCCGGTGTCTGCCAGTAAGGGTGGAAAGGTGCGGTAAGAGCGCACCCGACGGCTGGGAACTGTCCGTCGCTGTAAACTCTATCCGGAGCAACACCGGTATGGGAGCATAGAGGCTGGCCCGGCTGCTCCCGGGGTGGCTTGAGCGTACCGGCAACGATACGCCTAGATAGATGACTGTCAAATACAGAACCCGGCTTACAGTTTTGCTCGCAGTGATATGGCCCCGCTTGCGGAATCCCGCAGGCGGGGCCTTCTTTCTGATATAGAAAAGAAAAGGCGCAAAAACGCCTTTTCTTTTGAGAGTTATCTTTAGAATGCCTTGTGGTCACAGCCCAGAACATCCACAATCTTGTGGGCAACCATCTCTTTGATGGCCTGCCGGGCAGGCTTCAGGTACTGCCGAGGATCAAAGTCTCCAGGATGCTCTGCAAAGTACTCCCGGATGGTAGCTGTCATGGCAAGGCGCAGGTCCGAGTCAATATTGATCTTGCACACGGCGCTGCGGGCAGCTTGGCGCAGCTGATCCTCCGGCACGCCAATCGCTCCGGGCATATTACCGCCAAACTTGTTGATTTTCTCAACAAACTCCTGCGGAACAGAGGAAGACCCGTGAAGCACAATGGGGAAACCGGGAAGCCGCTTCACCACCTCGTCCAACACGTCAAAGCGCAGCTGCGGCTTGGTACCGGGTTTAAATTTATAAGCGCCGTGGCTGGTGCCGATTGCAATAGCCAAAGAGTCGCAGCCGGTTTTGGAGACGAACTCCTCAACCTCCTCAGGATGCGTGTAGGAGGAATCCTCGGCGGAGACCTGTACCTCATCCTCAATGCCTGCCAAGGTGCCCAGCTCCGCCTCTACCACCACGCCGTGGTCATGCGCATACTCAACAACCTTCTTTGTGATCTCAATATTCTCAGCAAAGGGCTTGCTGGATGCGTCAATCATCACAGAGGTAAAGCCGCCGTCAATACAGCTCTTGCACAGTTCAAAACTGTCGCCATGGTCCAGGTGCAGGCAGATGGGCAGCCCAGTCTCAATTACGGCTGCCTCCACCAGCTTCATCAGATATGTGTGGTTAGCATAGGCACGGGCCCCTTTGGATACCTGCAAAATAAGCGGGGCCTCCAGTTCTTTGGCGGCCTCGGTGATTCCCTGAACAATCTCCATGTTATTGACGT
Above is a genomic segment from Pusillibacter faecalis containing:
- the fba gene encoding class II fructose-1,6-bisphosphate aldolase, which codes for MPLVTTTEMFKKAYNGGYAIGAFNVNNMEIVQGITEAAKELEAPLILQVSKGARAYANHTYLMKLVEAAVIETGLPICLHLDHGDSFELCKSCIDGGFTSVMIDASSKPFAENIEITKKVVEYAHDHGVVVEAELGTLAGIEDEVQVSAEDSSYTHPEEVEEFVSKTGCDSLAIAIGTSHGAYKFKPGTKPQLRFDVLDEVVKRLPGFPIVLHGSSSVPQEFVEKINKFGGNMPGAIGVPEDQLRQAARSAVCKINIDSDLRLAMTATIREYFAEHPGDFDPRQYLKPARQAIKEMVAHKIVDVLGCDHKAF